A stretch of Gemmatimonadota bacterium DNA encodes these proteins:
- the argF gene encoding ornithine carbamoyltransferase, with translation MSGERDFLAIPDLSEGELHGLFRLADRMRRGEYAARPLAGKAFAMLFMKSSTRTRVSFEVGAWQLGAHPLFLTPRDVQLGRGEAVMDTARVLDRMVDGMMIRTFAHADVEEFARYSAVPVINGLTDLQHPCQILADLLTVQQHLGTFAGKTIAWIGDGNNMANSWCDAAFRLGFELRLACPAGYDPDPAILARAQASGKVTLVRDPQVAVEGAHVVTTDVWASMGQEEEQAVREVAFKDFQVNAALMARAQRDAIFLHCLPAHRGEEVTAEVIDGAQSRVWDEAENRLHVQKAIMAALIGGEPLA, from the coding sequence ATGAGCGGTGAACGCGACTTCCTCGCCATCCCGGATCTCTCCGAGGGTGAGCTGCACGGCCTGTTCCGCCTCGCCGATCGCATGCGGCGGGGCGAGTACGCGGCGCGTCCGTTGGCCGGGAAGGCGTTCGCGATGTTGTTCATGAAGTCGTCGACGCGCACGCGCGTGTCGTTCGAAGTGGGGGCGTGGCAACTCGGGGCGCACCCGCTCTTCCTCACGCCGCGCGATGTGCAGCTCGGACGCGGCGAGGCCGTGATGGACACGGCGCGCGTGCTCGACCGCATGGTGGACGGCATGATGATCCGCACCTTCGCGCACGCCGACGTCGAGGAGTTCGCGCGCTACTCGGCCGTGCCGGTGATCAACGGCCTCACCGACCTGCAGCATCCCTGCCAGATCCTCGCCGACCTGCTCACGGTGCAGCAGCATCTCGGCACGTTCGCCGGGAAGACGATTGCCTGGATCGGCGACGGGAACAACATGGCGAACAGCTGGTGCGACGCGGCCTTCCGCCTTGGCTTCGAACTCCGGCTCGCCTGTCCGGCGGGCTACGATCCGGATCCGGCCATCCTCGCGCGCGCGCAGGCGTCGGGGAAGGTCACGCTGGTGCGCGACCCGCAGGTGGCGGTGGAGGGGGCGCACGTGGTGACGACCGATGTCTGGGCATCGATGGGCCAGGAGGAGGAGCAGGCCGTGCGCGAGGTGGCGTTCAAGGACTTCCAGGTGAATGCGGCGCTCATGGCACGCGCGCAGCGGGACGCGATCTTCCTCCATTGCCTGCCGGCGCACCGCGGCGAGGAGGTCACGGCCGAGGTGATCGACGGCGCGCAGAGCCGCGTGTGGGACGAGGCGGAGAACCGCCTCCACGTGCAGAAGGCCATCATGGCCGCGCTGATCGGCGGCGAGCCGCTGGCCTGA
- the hslV gene encoding ATP-dependent protease subunit HslV translates to MTLPTFHATTILCVRKDGRVAIGGDGQVSVGDTVMKSGAVKVRALKGGKVLAGFAGAAADALTLFEKFEEKLERHPGNLARAAVELAKEWRSDRALRRLEALLIVADRDNGFMVSGNGELIEPDDGILAIGSGGSYALAAARALSRSTPLSAKEIVQQAMTIAGEICIYTNTQITVVEPSA, encoded by the coding sequence ATGACGCTCCCGACCTTCCACGCCACCACCATCCTCTGCGTCCGCAAGGACGGCCGCGTCGCCATCGGCGGCGACGGACAGGTCTCGGTCGGCGACACCGTGATGAAATCCGGTGCCGTGAAGGTGCGGGCGCTCAAGGGGGGGAAGGTGCTCGCCGGGTTCGCAGGGGCGGCGGCCGATGCCCTGACCCTGTTCGAGAAGTTCGAGGAGAAGCTCGAGCGGCATCCGGGGAACCTCGCGCGGGCGGCGGTGGAGCTGGCGAAGGAGTGGCGCTCCGACCGGGCACTGCGTCGGCTCGAGGCGCTGCTGATCGTCGCCGACCGGGACAACGGGTTCATGGTCTCGGGGAACGGCGAGCTCATCGAGCCGGATGACGGCATCCTCGCGATCGGGTCGGGTGGCTCGTACGCGCTCGCGGCGGCACGCGCACTCTCGCGGTCGACGCCGCTCTCGGCGAAGGAGATCGTGCAGCAGGCGATGACCATCGCGGGCGAGATCTGCATCTACACGAACACGCAGATCACCGTCGTCGAGCCCTCGGCCTGA
- a CDS encoding SRPBCC family protein has translation MKKLLILALLIGGGLWFYGRNLPREHTIESSITITAPVDTVYKVVRSIGNQPIWWSDVKTVRNLPGRRYESWEQNMAGGMGLVAIEVTSANPGVSMTTNIITTSEEGNADQQWGGTWTYRISNTASGTRVQIKEEGWVDSPFFRIVMKLRGRYRTVDSYLSSLAAHFGEVASPRHAGN, from the coding sequence GGTTCTATGGCCGGAACCTGCCGCGCGAACATACCATCGAGAGTTCGATCACCATCACCGCGCCGGTGGACACGGTCTACAAGGTCGTGCGCTCCATCGGCAACCAGCCCATCTGGTGGTCGGACGTGAAGACGGTGCGCAACCTGCCGGGCCGGCGGTACGAGTCGTGGGAGCAGAACATGGCCGGCGGCATGGGGCTCGTGGCGATCGAGGTCACGAGCGCGAATCCCGGCGTGAGCATGACGACGAACATCATCACGACCTCGGAGGAAGGGAACGCCGACCAGCAGTGGGGCGGCACCTGGACCTACCGGATCTCGAACACCGCCTCGGGCACGCGCGTGCAGATCAAGGAGGAGGGCTGGGTGGACTCGCCGTTCTTCCGCATCGTGATGAAGCTGCGCGGCCGCTACCGGACGGTGGACAGCTACCTGTCATCGCTCGCGGCGCATTTCGGCGAGGTCGCCTCGCCGCGTCACGCCGGGAACTGA
- a CDS encoding tyrosine recombinase, whose protein sequence is MTAAAVGAADAAIGEFLTHLEKERDVSPRTIEAYTYDLEGFESFLRQHLGVEAVAWDKVDRLMMRSWLAHLAKRGLSRRSSARALSAVRSFFRFLLRADRVETNPARAVGAPKFEKHLPGHLDRAQVETLLTAAGTRALSGSFNDVRDAAILELFYSAGLRFSELRGINRSDLDLLGGSVKVRGKGRKERIVPVGGPAQRALREYERVRDARIAQVGAKADRVAFFLSLRGARMSARTLHVAVVTRLREVDEGAGLSAHSLRHTFATHLLDQGADLRAVQELLGHASISTTQIYTHTSVERLKQVHRAAHPRA, encoded by the coding sequence ATGACGGCCGCTGCCGTCGGGGCCGCCGACGCTGCGATCGGCGAGTTCCTCACGCACCTCGAGAAGGAACGGGACGTCTCGCCCCGGACGATCGAGGCGTACACGTACGACCTCGAGGGATTCGAGTCGTTCCTCCGGCAGCATCTGGGGGTGGAGGCAGTCGCGTGGGACAAGGTCGACCGCCTCATGATGCGGTCGTGGCTCGCGCATCTCGCCAAGCGCGGGCTCTCGCGGCGGTCGAGCGCGCGCGCGCTCTCGGCGGTCCGGAGCTTCTTCCGGTTCCTGCTGCGGGCCGATCGTGTCGAGACCAATCCGGCGCGCGCGGTGGGCGCGCCCAAGTTCGAGAAGCATCTCCCGGGGCACCTCGACCGCGCGCAGGTGGAGACATTGCTCACCGCCGCCGGGACGCGCGCCCTGTCGGGGTCATTCAACGACGTGCGCGACGCAGCGATCCTCGAGCTCTTCTACTCGGCCGGGCTCCGCTTCTCCGAGTTGCGCGGGATCAACCGCAGCGACCTCGACCTCCTCGGCGGGTCGGTGAAGGTGCGCGGCAAGGGGCGCAAGGAGCGCATCGTGCCCGTGGGCGGCCCGGCGCAGCGCGCCCTCCGTGAGTACGAGCGCGTGCGCGACGCGCGCATCGCGCAGGTGGGGGCCAAGGCGGACCGGGTGGCCTTCTTCCTGAGCCTGCGCGGGGCGCGCATGAGCGCGAGGACGTTGCACGTCGCGGTGGTCACGCGGCTGCGCGAGGTGGACGAGGGCGCGGGGCTCAGCGCTCACTCGCTGCGGCACACCTTCGCGACGCACCTGCTGGATCAGGGGGCGGACCTGCGCGCGGTGCAGGAGCTGCTGGGGCACGCGAGCATCAGTACGACGCAGATCTACACGCACACCAGCGTGGAGCGGCTCAAGCAGGTCCATCGCGCGGCGCACCCGCGCGCCTGA
- the hslU gene encoding ATP-dependent protease ATPase subunit HslU, producing MASPRTEQALARLADLSPRKIVAELDRYIVGQAEAKKAVAIALRNRWRRQRAPEGIRDEIAPNNIILIGPTGVGKTEIARRLAKLTGAPFIKVEASKFTEVGYVGRDVEGMVRDLVESAIDMMRSEREQEVEDLANDRVDERLLDLLLPAPAESPAPAPNDPQRVFVAGPEGQVTQEQELAKERHKRTREKLKQLLRDGQLEQREVEVEVAQQSPMMDAMGQQGAPEGMSNFAEMLSDLMPKKTKKRTVPVSEARRILLDQEFDKLINLDDVVADALERVESLGIIFLDEIDKIAGGKGEMGGPDVSREGVQRDLLPIVEGSNVQTKYGMVKTDHVLFVAAGAFHVSKPSDLIPELQGRFPIRVELKPLTEADFVRIMTEPENALTKQYAALVAAEGAELKFTDDGIAEVAKIAARVNSRMENIGARRLHTVMTTLLEELLYELPERGTAPETVDATMVRARLSAISEDEDLRKYIL from the coding sequence ATGGCATCCCCTCGCACGGAACAGGCGCTCGCGCGCCTCGCCGACCTGTCGCCGCGGAAGATCGTCGCGGAACTCGACCGGTACATCGTCGGGCAGGCGGAGGCGAAGAAGGCGGTGGCGATCGCGCTCCGGAACCGGTGGCGCCGCCAGCGCGCCCCCGAGGGGATCCGCGACGAGATCGCGCCGAACAACATCATCCTCATCGGCCCGACGGGCGTGGGGAAGACGGAGATCGCGCGGCGGCTCGCGAAGCTCACCGGGGCCCCGTTCATCAAGGTGGAGGCGTCGAAGTTCACCGAGGTGGGCTACGTGGGGCGCGACGTCGAGGGGATGGTGCGCGACCTGGTGGAGAGCGCGATCGACATGATGCGGTCGGAGCGCGAGCAGGAGGTGGAGGACCTCGCGAACGACCGCGTGGACGAGCGGCTGCTCGACCTGCTGCTCCCGGCCCCGGCGGAATCGCCGGCGCCGGCGCCGAACGATCCGCAGCGGGTGTTCGTCGCCGGCCCCGAGGGGCAGGTGACGCAGGAGCAGGAACTCGCGAAGGAGCGCCACAAGCGCACGCGCGAGAAGCTCAAGCAGCTCCTTCGCGACGGGCAGCTCGAGCAGCGCGAGGTGGAGGTGGAGGTCGCGCAGCAGTCGCCGATGATGGACGCGATGGGCCAACAGGGCGCGCCGGAGGGGATGAGCAACTTCGCCGAGATGCTGTCGGACCTCATGCCCAAGAAGACGAAGAAGCGCACCGTGCCGGTGAGCGAGGCGCGTCGCATCCTGCTTGACCAGGAGTTCGACAAGCTGATCAACCTCGATGACGTGGTGGCCGACGCGCTCGAGCGCGTGGAGTCGCTGGGGATCATCTTCCTCGACGAGATCGACAAGATCGCGGGAGGGAAGGGGGAGATGGGCGGTCCCGACGTCTCGCGCGAAGGGGTGCAGCGCGACCTGCTGCCGATCGTCGAGGGGTCGAACGTCCAGACGAAGTACGGGATGGTGAAGACCGACCACGTGCTCTTCGTGGCGGCCGGCGCGTTCCATGTGAGCAAGCCGAGCGACCTGATCCCCGAGCTGCAGGGGCGGTTCCCGATCCGCGTGGAGCTCAAGCCGCTCACCGAGGCGGACTTCGTGCGCATCATGACGGAGCCGGAGAACGCGCTCACCAAGCAGTATGCGGCGCTGGTGGCGGCCGAGGGGGCGGAGCTCAAGTTCACCGACGACGGGATCGCCGAGGTGGCGAAGATCGCCGCGCGGGTGAACTCGCGGATGGAGAACATCGGCGCGCGGCGGCTCCACACCGTGATGACGACGTTGCTCGAGGAGCTGCTCTACGAGCTCCCCGAGCGTGGGACGGCCCCGGAGACGGTCGACGCGACGATGGTGCGCGCGCGGCTGAGTGCGATCTCCGAGGACGAGGACCTCCGGAAGTACATCCTCTAG